The genomic segment CAGCGAAACCATCACCGTTAACTACAGCACCGTTGAAGGTACAGCCACCTCTGCTGACTATACGCCCATTACCAATAACACTCTGACCTTTACCCCAGGACAGACCCAACAAACCATTCAGGTTGCCATTACTGACGACAACCTCAGCGAACTGACTGAAAG from the Desertifilum tharense IPPAS B-1220 genome contains:
- a CDS encoding Calx-beta domain-containing protein, which encodes TPTNATLSRGHETGTVTIIDNDEQPQLSISDVTVNEGDGTASLIVSLTNPSSETITVNYSTVEGTATSADYTPITNNTLTFTPGQTQQTIQVAITDDNLSELTE